The following proteins are co-located in the Triticum aestivum cultivar Chinese Spring chromosome 1A, IWGSC CS RefSeq v2.1, whole genome shotgun sequence genome:
- the LOC123070423 gene encoding uncharacterized protein — translation MQTAKFKSQLFPVWALVLVSFRYNVDFISGYGVDGRHGRRFMEWRNVVKLLGSAFLNWSRGSRFTLPLWSLWALQILRSWYRYHSYLLALNSVWHGKSSEVVAGPHTSNWKPEDCNPENNMVGYKYLVHGETDQRIKFEKPRYVMYIDTAQNDQQAKCGSCPCQLRSSLVTLDKIWGCCRDLLRPDNSKGNDPKDLSLAFALSRLVRCRLEDVTLQQKFFNINRKLVKTKIKILESWTHMMTDQDFGICFIS, via the coding sequence ATGCAAACAGCCAAGTTCAAGAGTCAGCTGTTCCCAGTCTGGGCCCTTGTGCTTGTTAGTTTCCGTTACAATGTCGACTTTATCTCTGGCTATGGTGTTGATGGCCGCCATGGGCGACGGTTCATGGAGTGGAGGAATGTGGTGAAACTTCTGGGATCGGCGTTCTTGAACTGGTCACGTGGCTCAAGGTTCACACTTCCACTCTGGTCACTTTGGGCTCTGCAGATACTAAGGAGCTGGTACAGATACCATTCCTATCTTCTCGCACTCAATTCTGTCTGGCATGGTAAGAGTTCAGAGGTCGTTGCTGGCCCTCACACTAGCAACTGGAAACCAGAGGACTGCAACCCAGAGAATAATATGGTAGGATACAAATACTTGGTGCATGGAGAAACCGATCAGAGAATCAAATTCGAGAAGCCTAGGTATGTCATGTATATTGATACTGCTCAGAATGACCAGCAAGCTAAGTGTGGTTCTTGTCCGTGTCAACTGAGATCATCGCTGGTCACCCTAGACAAGATTTGGGGATGTTGCAGGGACCTGTTACGCCCAGATAACAGTAAGGGAAATGACCCAAAGGATCTCTCTCTGGCCTTCGCCTTGTCCAGACTAGTGCGGTGCAGGCTCGAGGATGTGACACTGCAACAAAAATTCTTTAATATCAACCGAAAGCTAGTTAAGACTAAGATCAAGATTTTGGAATCTTGGACTCATATGATGACAGACCAAGATTTTGGAATCTGCTTCATAAGCTAA